One segment of Tenrec ecaudatus isolate mTenEca1 chromosome 1, mTenEca1.hap1, whole genome shotgun sequence DNA contains the following:
- the LOC142443078 gene encoding uncharacterized protein LOC142443078 isoform X1, whose protein sequence is MKIAGLRWVQGSQRGSWTLPPCRSSDTGKASRCSDSCVDKACPSTASAGRLRPLPSLCCAAAGLAGRFPRLPGGGAGKMGSMVIEDVAVVFSQEEWALLDFTQRKLYRDVMMETFKNLETVVSGNLPDAEKSLIDHIMLQFMKNNTWSSMIEDEHKIQRGCLRRDAIENLSESKEGNQCGEIISQIPNLTVLNRHPPGVNPLECFQCGKSSTDHPSHKEGSTSGTGSNICQCKDCGEAFRCPALATPVRTPHGNLLQTYRAYGTDFNDISVFKAPVTSLSSKKLYECPKCGKCFCFSSYEAHVRGHRNEPKECSKTYSLLSVISHKNFYKGKESGKACSYSSHLTTRIRAPGGERPFVCKHCGKAFSEVLNLTRHIRRTHMEQRLYECKQCGKAFKCSTYLTTHIRTHSGERPYECKECGKAFNQGSNLTIHIRRNHSGERPYKCQECGKAFSDSSTLTKHIRTHSGEKPYECKECGKAFSDPSALTKHIRTHSGERPYECKECGKAFTSSSNLSTHLKTHSGERPYECKECGKSFSDPSTLTKHIRTHSGEKPYECKECGKAFSCSSNLRTHLRTHSGERPYDCKACGKAFSEASNLTRHLRSAHLEERLEECKQSGKACGTSNVHTHIHFSPRGEKS, encoded by the exons ATGAAGATCGCAG GTCTCCGGTGGGTGCAGGGATCCCAGCGGGGGTCCTGGACCCTACCACCCTGCAGATCGTCAGACACAGGCAAGGCTTCCCGCTGCTCTGACTCGTGTGTGGACAAGGCCTGTCCATCTACTGCGTCCGCTGGGCGCCTGCGTCCACTGCCGTCCCTGTGCTGCGCGGCTGCCGGGCTTGCAGGCCGGTTCCCCAGACTTCCGGGAGGTGGAGCAGGGAAGATG GGTTCAATGGTCATTGAGGATGTGGCAGTGGTCTTTAGCCAGGAAGAGTGGGCTTTGCTGGATTTCACTCAGAggaaactctacagagatgtgatgatgGAAACCTTCAAAAACCTGGAAACAGTGG TCTCTGGAAACCTTCCTGATGCAGAAAAGTCACTCATTGATCATATTATGCTGCAATTCATGAAGAATAACACTTGGTCCTCCATGATTGAGGATGAGCATAAAATCCAAAGAGGATGTTTGAG ACGTGATGCAATAGAAAACCTCTCTGAAAGTAAAGAAGGCAATCAATGTGGGGAAATCATCAGCCAGATTCCAAACCTTACTGTGCTTAACAGACATCCTCCAGGAGTAAATCCGTTGGAATGTTTCCAGTGTGGAAAATCCTCCACAGATCACCCATCGCATAAAGAAGGCAGCACATCTGGCACTGGGAGCAATATTTGTCAATGTAAGGATTGCGGAGAAGCCTTCAGGTGTCCCGCCCTAGCCACTCCTGTAAGAACTCCTCATGGAAACCTGCTCCAAACATATAGGGCCTATGGGACGGACTTCAATGATATCTCTGTGTTTAAGGCTCCTGTGACATCACTCAGTAGTAAGAAACTTTATGAATGTCCCAAATGTGGtaaatgtttctgtttttcatcataTGAGGCACATGTGAGAGGTCATAGGAACGAACCTAAAGAATGTAGTAAAACCTACAGCCTATTATCAGTCATTTCACACAagaacttttataaaggtaaggaATCTGGGAAAGCCTGTAGTTATTCCTCACACCTCACCACTCGTATAAGAGCTCCTGGTGGAGAGAGACCCTTTGTATGTAAGCATTGTGGGAAGGCCTTTAGTGAAGTCTTAAATCTCACTCGCCATATCAGAAGAACTCACATGGAACAGAGGCTTTATGAATGTAAgcagtgtgggaaagcctttaagtGTTCCACATACCTCACCACTCACAtaagaactcacagtggagaacGGCcctatgagtgtaaggaatgtggaaaagcctttaatcAAGGCTCAAATCTCACTATCCACATAAGAAGaaatcacagtggagagaggccctaTAAGTgtcaggaatgtgggaaagcattTAGCGATTCCTCTACTCTCACTAAACATATAAGgactcacagtggagagaagccctatgaatgtaaggaatgtggtaaAGCCTTTAGTGATCCTTCAGCGCTCACTAAACATATCAGAacccacagtggagagaggccctatgaatgtaaggaatgtggaaaagcctttacttCTTCCTCAAACCTCAGCACTCACTTGaaaactcacagtggagagaggccctaTGAATGTAAGGAGTGTGGGAAATCGTTCAGtgatccctccaccctcacgaaACATATCAGAACCCACAGTGGAGAGAAGCcctatgagtgtaaggaatgtgggaaagcctttagttGTTCTTCAAATCTTCGCACGCACTTAAGAacgcacagtggagagaggccgtaTGACTGTAAGGCATGTGGGAAGGCCTTTAGTGAAGCCTCAAATCTCACGAGACATCTCAGAAGTGCTCACCTAGAGGAGAGACTTGAGGAGTGTAAGCAAAGTGGGAAGGCCTGTGGTACCTCAAACgtccacactcacatacacttctCTCCCCGAGGAGAGAAGTCCTAG
- the LOC142443078 gene encoding uncharacterized protein LOC142443078 isoform X2 has translation MGSMVIEDVAVVFSQEEWALLDFTQRKLYRDVMMETFKNLETVVSGNLPDAEKSLIDHIMLQFMKNNTWSSMIEDEHKIQRGCLRRDAIENLSESKEGNQCGEIISQIPNLTVLNRHPPGVNPLECFQCGKSSTDHPSHKEGSTSGTGSNICQCKDCGEAFRCPALATPVRTPHGNLLQTYRAYGTDFNDISVFKAPVTSLSSKKLYECPKCGKCFCFSSYEAHVRGHRNEPKECSKTYSLLSVISHKNFYKGKESGKACSYSSHLTTRIRAPGGERPFVCKHCGKAFSEVLNLTRHIRRTHMEQRLYECKQCGKAFKCSTYLTTHIRTHSGERPYECKECGKAFNQGSNLTIHIRRNHSGERPYKCQECGKAFSDSSTLTKHIRTHSGEKPYECKECGKAFSDPSALTKHIRTHSGERPYECKECGKAFTSSSNLSTHLKTHSGERPYECKECGKSFSDPSTLTKHIRTHSGEKPYECKECGKAFSCSSNLRTHLRTHSGERPYDCKACGKAFSEASNLTRHLRSAHLEERLEECKQSGKACGTSNVHTHIHFSPRGEKS, from the exons ATG GGTTCAATGGTCATTGAGGATGTGGCAGTGGTCTTTAGCCAGGAAGAGTGGGCTTTGCTGGATTTCACTCAGAggaaactctacagagatgtgatgatgGAAACCTTCAAAAACCTGGAAACAGTGG TCTCTGGAAACCTTCCTGATGCAGAAAAGTCACTCATTGATCATATTATGCTGCAATTCATGAAGAATAACACTTGGTCCTCCATGATTGAGGATGAGCATAAAATCCAAAGAGGATGTTTGAG ACGTGATGCAATAGAAAACCTCTCTGAAAGTAAAGAAGGCAATCAATGTGGGGAAATCATCAGCCAGATTCCAAACCTTACTGTGCTTAACAGACATCCTCCAGGAGTAAATCCGTTGGAATGTTTCCAGTGTGGAAAATCCTCCACAGATCACCCATCGCATAAAGAAGGCAGCACATCTGGCACTGGGAGCAATATTTGTCAATGTAAGGATTGCGGAGAAGCCTTCAGGTGTCCCGCCCTAGCCACTCCTGTAAGAACTCCTCATGGAAACCTGCTCCAAACATATAGGGCCTATGGGACGGACTTCAATGATATCTCTGTGTTTAAGGCTCCTGTGACATCACTCAGTAGTAAGAAACTTTATGAATGTCCCAAATGTGGtaaatgtttctgtttttcatcataTGAGGCACATGTGAGAGGTCATAGGAACGAACCTAAAGAATGTAGTAAAACCTACAGCCTATTATCAGTCATTTCACACAagaacttttataaaggtaaggaATCTGGGAAAGCCTGTAGTTATTCCTCACACCTCACCACTCGTATAAGAGCTCCTGGTGGAGAGAGACCCTTTGTATGTAAGCATTGTGGGAAGGCCTTTAGTGAAGTCTTAAATCTCACTCGCCATATCAGAAGAACTCACATGGAACAGAGGCTTTATGAATGTAAgcagtgtgggaaagcctttaagtGTTCCACATACCTCACCACTCACAtaagaactcacagtggagaacGGCcctatgagtgtaaggaatgtggaaaagcctttaatcAAGGCTCAAATCTCACTATCCACATAAGAAGaaatcacagtggagagaggccctaTAAGTgtcaggaatgtgggaaagcattTAGCGATTCCTCTACTCTCACTAAACATATAAGgactcacagtggagagaagccctatgaatgtaaggaatgtggtaaAGCCTTTAGTGATCCTTCAGCGCTCACTAAACATATCAGAacccacagtggagagaggccctatgaatgtaaggaatgtggaaaagcctttacttCTTCCTCAAACCTCAGCACTCACTTGaaaactcacagtggagagaggccctaTGAATGTAAGGAGTGTGGGAAATCGTTCAGtgatccctccaccctcacgaaACATATCAGAACCCACAGTGGAGAGAAGCcctatgagtgtaaggaatgtgggaaagcctttagttGTTCTTCAAATCTTCGCACGCACTTAAGAacgcacagtggagagaggccgtaTGACTGTAAGGCATGTGGGAAGGCCTTTAGTGAAGCCTCAAATCTCACGAGACATCTCAGAAGTGCTCACCTAGAGGAGAGACTTGAGGAGTGTAAGCAAAGTGGGAAGGCCTGTGGTACCTCAAACgtccacactcacatacacttctCTCCCCGAGGAGAGAAGTCCTAG